One region of Juglans regia cultivar Chandler chromosome 4, Walnut 2.0, whole genome shotgun sequence genomic DNA includes:
- the LOC108986553 gene encoding LIM domain-containing protein WLIM2b-like, with product MSFTGTQQKCKVCEKTVYLVEQLSADGVVYHKSCFKCSHCKGALKLSNYSSMEGVLYCKPHFEQLFKETGSFNKNFQSPAAKSAEKPTPELVIFPTALHVFII from the exons ATGTCTTTCACCGGCACCCAACAGAAATGCAAGGTTTGTGAGAAGACAGTTTATCTGGTGGAGCAGCTATCTGCTGATGGGGTTGTTTACCACAAGTCTTGCTTCAAGTGCTCCCATTGCAAGGGGGCGCTAAAG CTCAGCAACTATTCCTCAATGGAAGGGGTTCTGTATTGTAAGCCTCATTTCGAACAGCTCTTCAAGGAGACTGGTAGTTTCAACAAGAATTTTCAGTCAC CAGCTGCAAAGTCAGCTGAGAAGCCAACTCCAGAGCTGGTAATTTTCCCTACTGCACTGCATGTATTCatcatttga